A genome region from Macrobrachium rosenbergii isolate ZJJX-2024 chromosome 42, ASM4041242v1, whole genome shotgun sequence includes the following:
- the LOC136827912 gene encoding rhodopsin-like: MGYWDESSNMGGSDLLPSTNPYGNYTVVDRVPQELLSYIHSHWYQYPPMNPLWYSLVGVFMFVMGTLAVCGNFVVIWVFMCTKTLRSPSNMFVVSLAFSDFIIMSFMVPPTLVNCYYQMWSFSGFFCEIYAAVGSICGCASIWAMVFITLDRYNVIVKGISAKPLTKTGALLRIFYVWGHTLIWCILPLFGFNRYVPEGNMTACGTDYLSDDLWGHLYLYFYAFDCYVLPLFIIIYCYTFILKAVATHEKQMREQAKKMGVKSLRSDPEAKKTSNECRLAKVALMTVSLWFMAWTPYFVINIVGMNYKPLITPLFTIWGSVFAKANAVYNPIVYAISHPKYRAAMEKKLPCLSCATERDEDSSVSEATSTNEKC, translated from the coding sequence atgGGCTACTGGGACGAATCATCCAACATGGGTGGCAGTGACCTCCTGCCTTCTACGAACCCATACGGTAATTACACTGTTGTCGACAGGGTTCCACAAGAGCTCTTGAGTTACATTCACAGCCACTGGTACCAATACCCTCCCATGAACCCTCTTTGGTACAGCCTGGTTGGGGTATTCATGTTTGTTATGGGTACTCTTGCTGTTTGTGGTAACTTTGTTGTCATCTGGGTCTTCATGTGCACCAAAacccttaggagtccatcaaaTATGTTTGTTGTAAGTCTGGCATTTTctgattttatcataatgtcCTTCATGGTCCCTCCAACCTTGGTAAACTGCTACTATCAGATGTGGTCCTTCAGCGGTTTCTTCTGCGAAATCTATGCTGCTGTAGGTTCGATTTGTGGCTGTGCCTCTATTTGGGCCATGGTCTTCATCACACTTGATCGTTACAATGTTATTGTGAAAGGCATTTCTGCAAAACCACTAACAAAAACAGGTGCTTTGCTGCGAATTTTCTATGTGTGGGGTCACACCCTCATTTGGTGCATTCTTCCTTTGTTCGGATTTAACAGGTATGTCCCTGAAGGAAACATGACTGCCTGTGGTACCGACTACCTCAGTGATGATCTGTGGGGCCATCTTTACCTGTATTTCTATGCTTTTGATTGCTATGTCCTTcctctcttcatcatcatttattgcTACACATTCATCTTGAAGGCTGTTGCCACTCACGAGAAACAGATGCGTGAACAGGCCAAGAAGATGGGAGTCAAGTCTCTGAGAAGTGACCCAGAAGCCAAAAAGACATCTAACGAATGCCGCCTTGCCAAAGTTGCTCTCATGACTGTTTCACTGTGGTTCATGGCATGGACTCCTTACTTCGTAATCAATATTGTAGGCATGAACTACAAGCCTTTGATTACACCTCTTTTCACTATCTGGGGTTCCGTTTTTGCTAAGGCTAACGCCGTCTACAACCCCATTGTGTATGCTATCAGCCATCCCAAGTACCGAGCTGCTATGGAGAAGAAATTGCCTTGTCTTTCATGTGCTACTGAGAGGGATGAGGACTCAAGTGTGTCTGAGGCCACCTCAACCAACGAGAAATGCTAA